The following proteins come from a genomic window of Lolium rigidum isolate FL_2022 chromosome 5, APGP_CSIRO_Lrig_0.1, whole genome shotgun sequence:
- the LOC124656857 gene encoding uncharacterized protein LOC124656857, whose product MERHASFAVPRVCIDIPDQLQLPATPFEPQKAMMTPRVRSGADDPDVVPPEHQLTVLAMQLAVLEKAVSRLGTLAFIWATVVLLGGFAITLSCTDFWCITLLLLTEGARIQGRSHEVVWQQRATCLLTISLAVGHVLFQLQLLSASVCATVSLVRLVTQRYGVDAANPWTNRRAALDIFYGLALVESLLFLVEKALWQWRVGHHRLLERVAKECHLAGTERGILAIRRFFYDSYSRGLKGSIFDGLHMNLVSYADDMLTAGSHDEQSLGASILAALAESDRFADSTLRKIGMMSASTIERLIHMLSWKNTSEIGVRRSAAVVVSMLTGRKIIAVRLTGIPEATECVASLLYADLEELNLLGLTILSKLANDHDNCDKIGKTRSLLDKIISYCSIAGGGQAAPTGMRLKAVKKALLVVKRLAGTTGATGKLLRRELSDIVFTVSNVREVLQQREGEIQSELHQLAIEILTSLAIDKEAREKIGGTGGVVRELVAIFLPGKDEVRGNGRQSNAIRNEAGKALAMLALESRGNCGAIIMACGGGVERLVEALSDPIIIIGAARILRNLCTYVGDECQHPLRGVAASATKVLSTIMVEKTKILNIFLGLAAQMLRFMEPGDLRASLATARVTETALARTLLQILREYSVPCMAVPRIRRYTIELVVAMMRLDTRYMALFVESGMEGDLKRIADTTPEIECFNAFSGSVGHSRRTVSVCSLIKSAMELMKQP is encoded by the exons ATGGAACGCCACGCTAGCTTCGCTGTCCCGAGAGTCTGCATCGATATCCCCGACCAGCTGCAGCTGCCGGCGACGCCGTTCGAGCCGCAGAAGGCTATGATGACACCTCGTGTCCGCTCCGGCGCCGATGACCCCGACGTGGTACCGCCGGAGCACCAGCTCACGGTGCTGGCCATGCAGCTCGCGGTCCTGGAGAAGGCCGTGAGCCGCCTCGGCACGCTGGCCTTCATCTGGGCGACggtcgtcctgctcggcggcttcGCCATCACGCTCAGCTGCACCGACTTCTGGTGCATCACCTTGTTGCTGCTCACCGAGGGCGCCCGCATCCAGGGCCGCAGCCACGAGGTGGTGTGGCAGCAGAGGGCGACGTGCCTCCTGACCATATCGCTGGCCGTCGGACACGTCCTCTTCCAACTGCAGCTGCTCTCCGCATCCGTGTGCGCCACCGTCTCACTCGTCCGCCTCGTCACCCAGCGCTACGGCGTCGACGCCGCTAACCCGTGGACCAACCGCCGCGCCGCGCTCGACATATTCTACGGGCTGGCCCTCGTGGAGTCGCTGCTCTTCCTGGTGGAGAAGGCGCTGTGGCAGTGGAGGGTGGGGCAC CACCGCCTCCTCGAGCGCGTCGCCAAGGAGTGCCACCTCGCCGGTACCGAGCGCGGCATCCTCGCCATCCGCCGCTTCTTCTACGACTCCTACTCCCGGGGCCTCAAGGGGAGCATCTTCGACGGTCTCCACATGAACCTCGTCTCCTACGCCGACGACATGCTCACCGCGGGCTCCCACGACGAGCAGAGCCTCGGAGCCAGCATCCTCGCCGCGCTCGCTGAGTCCGACCGTTTTGCCGACTCCACGCTCCGCAAGATCGGCATGATGTCTGCCTCCACCATCGAGAGGCTCATCCACATGCTCAGCTGGAAGAACACGTCCGAGATAGGCGTGCGCAGATCGGCTGCCGTCGTTGTCTCCATGCTCACCGGGAGGAAGATCATCGCTGTCCGTCTTACCGGCATCCCCGAGGCGACCGAGTGTGTCGCGTCTCTGCTGTACGCAGACCTCGAAGAGCTCAACCTTCTCGGCCTCACCATCCTCAGCAAGCTAGCGAATGACCACGACAACTGCGACAAGATCGGCAAGACCAGGAGTCTCCTTGACAAGATCATCTCCTACTGTAGCATTGCCGGCGGGGGGCAGGCGGCACCGACCGGCATGCGGCTCAAGGCAGTCAAGAAGGCGCTCCTCGTCGTGAAGAGGCTGGCGGGTACGACGGGGGCCACCGGGAAACTTCTCCGGCGGGAGCTCTCCGACATCGTCTTCACGGTGAGCAACGTCAGGGAGGTGCTGCAACAGCGCGAGGGGGAGATCCAGTCCGAGCTACACCAGCTCGCAATAGAGATACTGACGAGCCTCGCTATCGATAAGGAGGCGAGGGAGAAGATAGGCGGGACTGGGGGCGTGGTGAGAGAGCTGGTCGCCATATTTCTGCCTGGAAAGGACGAGGTGAGGGGGAACGGCCGGCAGTCGAACGCGATCCGGAACGAGGCCGGCAAGGCGCTGGCGATGCTTGCGCTGGAGAGCAGGGGCAACTGCGGCGCCATCATAATGGCTTGCGGCGGTGGCGTGGAGCGGCTGGTGGAGGCGCTAAGTGAccccatcatcatcatcggcgcCGCCAGGATCCTGCGCAACCTCTGCACCTACGTCGGGGACGAGTGTCAACATCCCCTCAGAGGAGTCGCCGCCAGCGCCACCAAG GTGTTGAGTACCATCATGGTAGAGAAGACGAAGATCCTGAACATCTTTCTAGGCCTCGCTGCACAGATGCTTCGGTTCATGGAGCCTGGAGACCTCCGGGCAAGCCTGGCCACAGCGAGGGTGACAGAAACAGCGCTGGCGCGAACTCTCTTGCAAATCCTGCGGGAGTATAGCGTTCCGTGCATGGCCGTGCCTCGGATCCGCCGATACACCATTGAACTTGTTGTTGCCATGATGCGATTGGACACACGATACATGGCCCTGTTCGTGGAAAGTGGGATGGAAGGGGACCTAAAGCGCATTGCTGACACCACACCAGAGATTGAGTGTTTCAATGCGTTCTCTGGGAGCGTCGGGCACAGCCGTCGCACCGTTAGTGTTTGCTCGCTCATCAAGTCAGCAATGGAGTTAATGAAGCAGCCTTGA